The Triticum aestivum cultivar Chinese Spring chromosome 5A, IWGSC CS RefSeq v2.1, whole genome shotgun sequence genomic sequence ACCCAAGCAATTGCCCCCACCTAAGTCCTACCCGGCAAAGTCTTCTTTTTGTTACAAGGAAATATATAGCGTGCTCGTTAACATGGGCAATGTCTTCTTTTTGTCATGTTGTGGACTTGTGATCCACTAAGTAGTTTCTCATAATTACTACAGTATATAGTATTTTTGCTGACAGTTACATTAAGATACAAACCATTTTATGTACCAAACACCTATCTTTGCTGGCTGCTGCCTTGAGCCATTGTTCAAGTGGGCTACTTTTTCTTGCCTAGCAAAGCAAAGTGGGATAATGATGCAGACATGcatgttgctgctgttgttgagaAAGAACTGGGTAACATAAGAATGGCATGTCGTAGCACATCTTGGTAGAAAGAAAAAAAATGGTATGCACTTCTAACTGTACAGACATCCTAGGATTGACGAATTGGAATATACCTCCAGGAACACACAAGATAACCAGCTGACCGATTCTCATGATCTGAACGGGAAGTATCACAGGCTGCAAAAGATTACAGAAGTGAATACAAGAGCAGGAAACGAAAAATGTGTTAATTCAGTAAACTGGTTTCTAGTTGAGATCTTGGTTCTGATTTGCATATTGCGGAGCTTGCACACAACAGGTGCCCTGCAGTTAACAAATGATGACTCATTTGATCCCATCACCTCTCCATATATATAGTGGCTGCGCATTAAGTTCTAAAACTAAAAAACTCTCATGGGAAAAAAAGTCAAGTTTGTCACAGAAAAAATAATGAATGTGAAATTCACTAATGTTACATGGAATTATATCCCATATACTCCGGTcatttttactccgcatattagatttgtgtcaagtcaaactttgcaaagtttgaccaaatttatatcaaAAAGTACCAACatttacaataccaaatatatatactatgaaactacatttcataatgaatctaacaatGTTGATTTGGCATTGTAAATGTTAATATCTTttttgtaagtttgatcaaagttgagatactttgacttcggacaaaacttatatacggactaaaaaggaccggagggagtattagcCTATGCGGTGCTGATTTGATGCAGCAGCAATTAGTTATATTGATGGTGCCATTGGTGTCAGCTATTAAGTGAAATCACAATTTAGACATTCGAGAGAAAGCGAACGACTGAAAAAAGGCCGAATTATTCCACATGCTTTATTGTTTTTGTGTTACCAAAGCATGACATGAGTATGGAGTGACTCGTCCAGAAACTGTTTTATCATGAGAATATGCACACTGCAAGTGCAAAATCATGTGACCATCCTACCGCTCGTATTCGTTCCACTTGCGAAGAATGGTTAAAACTGCATGAAATGGGTAACGGATGTCAAACGCATGAAGGAGGGTGACAAGTTCATTGACATCCCTTGTATAAATACTTCCATCAAGATTACATTCAGGACTTGCGATTCACAAATGTGAAATCAGTCTACTGAACAGTCTGGAATACTGGAGGAAGCCAAAAGATGAGCAAACACGAGTGGTGGAAATTCCCTTTATCTAGCTATACTTCAAGAGATGATTAAGGAGGAAAGTAGTGTCTCAGTTCATCATGTAAGTATGCATGACAAAAGTGTCTCTACCAGATGACTTAACAACACAGTCCACATTCCGATACAAGATATTACCACATCACAGATACTCTTGCTGCTTTTGCAGCCTTGTGTTTGAAATGCTACACTTGCTGCTTTTGCAGCCTTGTGCTTGAAAATGCTACTCTAGTGCCAGGTTGTGAACTGCCATTTCCCATTTCCCATGAATTATGTCAGTCAATCATGCAAGAAAATTTGCCATCTGATCACGTAGCCAGCACTCAAAGCGGTAACCCTCATATGATGCGAACAGTGGTCAACCATGGATTAATTATATGTCCATACAACATGGCATCCAATCTGCATGCATCTCAGCcttaacatatactccctccgttcccaattacttgtcgcaggtatggatgtatctagatgtattttagttctagatacatccatttctgcgacgagtaatttggaacggagggagtacatccaaTCCGCATGGTGGTACAATCTGAACTATATAGTCTCTCAAGGGGGAACAAATCGAGTCCAAATTTGCCCAATCCACTGTTAACTCAGTTCTTGAGGAAATAGGTAAAAGGAGATGGGCTTTACCAACAGACAGTAAGTAATGCATGAATGAATCCACGACATTCATACAGGATCCTGAAACGGCCTGCGCTATTGCAAAGTACTAGATATGTATAATATGAACATGCACCGATAGCGGGATGTATTTTCCCTAATGTACACGCTATATATTTGCTTGTAACCAAAGCAAAAAGAGCAGCAGTTCTCGGACATCCTCACAAGTTGTGTATTGCTTAACGCACTGCAAACGCGCGAGAGGTACCTGTAAAATGCTCGATCGACCCTATCAGCGGCTTGGAGGCACCGAAATGCCGTAGCCTGTAAACACCAGGGACGGCATCTTCAGGAATGGTCCACTCCAGCGTCGCAAAGCTCTCCGGACTGAGTTTCGAAGGCCTCGACCACTTGAATCGCAAAGACCAATCGTCATCGTCGTAGACAGGAATCCAGTTGTCATCATTCAGCCTCTCAACGAGCGCGAAGGTACCGTCGGTTAGAAGATCATTCCTTGGACAGGCCGAATGGAACGTAGCATTCACGGTACTGCCCTTCCGGAAGTCTGAGTTTGCTGCGACGTCGGAGCTGACATCCCCAAAGTGAACACCAGGAGGAGTCGAGTCGAGAATGACGCCTGGCAGCAGTCCGATTTGCTTGTCCAACATGTCAGGAGGTAGAATGTTTGTTGCTGCGATCTCTTTGTTTGCAACCATAGCCGTGGCAAGTTTCTGAAACTCTTGAATGTATGCACTCAAGGTGTGGGGACCGTACAAAGTTGACGCACCCTGCAAAACACATATTCACTCCAACAAATTATTCATGCATTGGTACATATGTGAGTGGATCTATTTCATATGTTTGATGGAACAATCACTGGAAATTCAGGTTCAGAAATGTCAGATCTTTAGCAACAAAACATCAATGGAAGCCAAACTGGTATAATTGTGGAGAGTTTCTAACAAAAACCAAAAATACTGGTTAGCGCTAAAAATATTGGATGTGGCTGAAACAAGTTCTGACATCTTCAAATAATGACACTTCAATCTACTGCAGGCTTGCAAGCAAATCGAAGAGGAATGACTAATATTCTGACATATATATATGGGGCAGGGGCATATGGACTACATGCATTCACTTGATGTAGAGGCTGAGGGTCCCTCCTTTCCATAAAAAAGGGGTAGCAAGGACATGAAAAACATCACAACGAGATGTCTACTGATGGATGCAATCTGTTGTGGAATCCAGCCACCGGCAGGCTGCTGTAGCAGATCCCGGCCAACTCAGTTTTCTTGGGGTGGAACTGATTGGAGATAGGCACTCATGAAGTTCACgcaacaataatcataatcatgagTAATAGCTCTATGAAACCGCTCCAGTATTTAATATTTAATGGACTATATTACCCATTTTGATTAGAGGGGTGTGTTTCAATCTCCACCGTCAATTTATTTAAGGGGGTGTACAGAAGCAAAGTTCACATACCTCGTATCTTTGGACTTGGTATTCTTCGAATGTTGTAACATACTGAGAATATGTGTTTGTCAGCCCCGCAATAACAACGTGAGTGTTGGAATTAAATTCACCATTGCTGCCACTTATCAGTACATTTTTTACAGCATCACGTAACCGCCTGCCGGCCATTGTCGTGAGTTCTGTGCCAAAACATAACAAAAAAATATTAGAGGAGTGCTGACGCTTATTGACCATATGATTGCTAGCTCTGAAACCCAAGCAATTGCCCCCCACCTAACTCCTGCCCGGCAAGACTAGGTGTTTGGCAGAGCTCAAAAACCTTGCTACGTAAAGCAAGTCCGTTAACATGGGAAAAGTCTTCCTTTTGTCATGTTGTGGACCTGTGGTCCACTAAGTAGTCTCTCATAATTACTATACAATTTCACTTAGCTTTGCTGGTCTTGCTGCCTTGAGCTATTGATCAAGTGGGCTACTTTTTTCTTGCCTAGCAAAGCAAAGTGGCAAAATGATGCAGACATGCATGTTGCTGGTGTTGTTGAGAAAGAACAGTAACTCAAAACATTGGATAACATGAGCATGGCATGTCTTGATAGATAAAAACCCCGCATGCACTTCTAACTGGACGGACATAATAGGGTTGACGAACTGGAATATACCTCCAGGAACAGACAAGATAACCAGCTGACCAATTCTTATGATCTGAATGGGAAGTATCGCAGGCTGCAAAAGATTACGGAAGTAAATAAGACCAGGAAAGAAAATTTGTATTAATTTGGTAAATTGGTTTCTGGTTGAGATTTTGGTTCTGATTTGACATATTGTGGAGCTTGCGCACAACAGGTGCCCTGCAGTTCACAAATAATTACTCATTTGATCCCATCACCTCTACCAAAAAAAACAGCGTCGGGCGTGAACATGCAGATATATAGTGCCTACACATTAATCTCTAAAACAGTAAAACTAAGAAACTCGCACTGGGAAAAAATCAAGTTCATTACAGAAACGAAATTATATCTTATATATCAGCCTGGGCAGTGCTGATATGATGCAGCAGCAGTTGGTCCTTATTGATGGTGGCATTGGTGTCAGCTATTAAGTGAAATTGCAATTAGGACATTTCAGAGAAAGTGACGTAACAAGCCTGCTTATGGTTACTTAAAAAAGCATATCATACCGCCCAATCATATGGTTCCTTCATTTCACCAGTGTCTAGCAATATTGGTTTCGGAGCTTGGCAGTCGACTTGCTCTTTCCCTGGTTTCTTTAGTATGCCTCCCACTAATCTCCAGAAAGGGTTTCCCTGATAATAGAAGGCGTGCAATCAGTGAATACCACGTCATCTACAATTTTGAAGCAAGTATTTAACTGATATACCAAACCTTGTCATCTCCTTGTTTGAAATCAAAAGCTCCAGGGCCATCTGTGGTTCCAGCAGCAAATGAAAACCCCATGGCTGCTGGGCATGTTTTCACCACCTGCTGACCTCCCGTACTCGTCGAAACACTAACTTCGAGTTGCGAGAAATCTAAGTAAGTGTGACGATAGTCAATTTTTCCTTGTAGTTCTTCCGAAGCCGAATTAAAGAGATCTACAGCCTTCAGAAATTGCCTATCCCCAATTATGCGGGTACTTTCGAATTCATTAGGATACCTGCAAGACAGCAATATTTGAAAACCTCATTTATAAGGACTTGTCGCTGATGCTCATGGAAGGTTAATAACTTGATATGCGAGAAGAATACCCTGGACCTCGTCCATAGCAAAGTTCGTTCTTCCCATTGCACGTGCTGTGATTGAAGTCACAAGGAAGGTTGGTGTCTATGCAAAATGCTCCCAAGACATTTGGACTGACATCTCCACAGTTTGACTGGCAAAATGCGGAAACAAATTTGGCACTGTTTTCTTGAGTGTTTCTAATGCGCCTAGTGATATTTGAACTTGCCAATATTCTGCCACCTGAGGCCTTGTAGGATGATGCTAATTGCATCAAGTCATCCGCTGAACAAAAGCAAATGGAGAAAATAGTAGGTTTAGGAATAATCTAACATGTTCATTCCGACACACTATCCATACAGTGCAAGAAGGATGGGACATACTTATCTCATCTGGTTCTGGTATTATTGTAGAGACTCTTCTCGGAAGGTGCAAAGATCCAAAATCATTAGAATTTGCATGAGCTGTATGCTTAGGAAGGCCATTTTGTTCAGCCCAGTCTTCCATGAAACGTGCAGCTGCTCCTTTGTTATCACCGCTTATCAAAGAATTTGTACGACTCATTGATGTTCCGTGAGTCGCAAACCAATTAAAGCTTCCAACTGGACCGAATTCATCATCTACAAACTTAACAAGGGTCATTTCTTTATCAACATTGTATCGATATTTGCTTCTCTCTTCAGCCGGGTTATTCAGATACCCACTCGGGCTGCGATTCACACCAGCATCCAGAAGGTCACCTGAACATCAAGCATATGAGATTGACAACAAAATCTTCGCAGCAACTAAATCTAAGCTTAGCCGGCATCACAATACCATATAGAGAGAGAAAAGTAGGCATCACATGAGGAATGAACATCCGAACTTATACTGCATTGATTATTATATAGATGTAGCAGTGAGAAAAATAATTGCAGCCAGACTTGAAGTAACATTTAAAGACCAAACTGAAACTAAATGACATCTTAGAGCCAGGTGGAAGATGCTATAAATATTACGAAACATATGTGTTTTAATTAGATGTGTGATATCAGTACAAAAGGTAGTTTGGTAAGACATTAGTTTAAGACAGTGCAACTAGTTGCATACCTTTATTCACATAGATTTTCCCAGGACGGAGATTGTTATGAGCTTCAACAATACTTTGCTCAATGCCATCGACAATTACATCAAATGACTGACGAACAAACCCAAGTGATGTGATAATATAGACTACATACTGCAGATAACCTCCAGGCCCAGCATGGGTATGGATACCACTGATAGCCACGTTATTCTCATTATAAAGATCACCGTACCTGCCAAATCGAGGCTTGCCAAGTCAACCCAACTTCATGAGCGTGCAAGGCAGAATCTACTTTCTTATTGATGAAATAGACCAAGCAGATTATAAGACTTTTAATCATGTCATTGGGTGCCTCTGTACAGTATGTATGTGCATTGTGAAATGGCTAAGCGCGTTAAGTGACAGCAGCTCAGTTCATATTATCATAAAAAGGTACAGAAAGACACCAGCAGCTAATGATGGCTTAACATAATCACGAGAATAAACATGGTACAAGTAAGAAAACAACTTCATATAATGAACTAATGTTTCAAGAGAGAAAGATGCACAAAGGATGATGGAACCATGCAACTGTATGCATGATCTACAAAGAGACAAAAACATGCACTCAGAGTTGAAACCAACATCTCAGGATTTTCTGATGATTAATTCAGgagaagttttttttttttgcagggttAATTCAGGAGAAGTTGCTTCTTACTACCTTGCTTTTAGCCTGTCGAGCACCTTTATATTCACAAGCTGTGATGCCATGCAAGCGTCGAGATTCACAAAGACAGCACGCTTTCCATCGTCAGGCTCCGCAACAATAAACGCTCGTGACTTTAGCCTGAAGTGAATCCCTGATGTAACCTGCTCCGCATTTGCATATCCCATCATGTTAACATCTGCCGCAGGCCCTGTTATGTCATAGCTCCCCATGCCGACCAGATAAGGAGAGTCCGAGAGCACCAGGCTGCAATTCTGAAGGAGATGCAGTAAAAGAAGACATAGCCATATCCAGGACAAACCAAAACCGCAGACTTGGTAGCGCAAGCAAGACGAAGCCTCCATCAGGAAGGAACCAGGGAATGAAGTTGTTAATTAACTAGTGCAAGTCAGAAGCCTGGAGAGAACAAGAAATTTAACTGCATTCTGCAAAAGAGAAGAAAAGCCTATTAAAAAAACCACCAAACATTATATCATACTGATGCAAGGGAAAGGGTGCATACTAGTAGTATCCAACAAGACTATCAAGCTATAATGACACAAGTACATGTTAAGCTATAAATACAGTGTCCCCGCGAGAGAAAAACAGTAGTGTGGCATGGGCCAGGCTTCCGGGTCACCATCTCCTGAGTGCTCATGGGCCAGCTGAGGTATGGCTTCTATTTGGTGGATCTGACTGATATGTGGTCCATCTCATCATCTGGCAGGCGATAACATGTTTAACTAAATGAAGTAGGAGCTCTGAACTAGGAGGCATTAATGGCCTATTCTGTACGGGTTAATGGTTTGATGAACTGGGGTCCGTTTGGTAGGTAGGTCTGTACTCTAGAATCAGTAGTACTAGTGTATTAGCACCTACCTAATGGACGGGAATTTTTGGCTCTCGGGACCCAGAGTACACTCAATTTAATTTGCGGTTGCTGAATTACTGTCCCAGAATTATCAATTTTCCACTTAAATTTAAGTTCCGGAAAGATGATGAAATTCGCTCAATGTTCAAAAAATAATCTTGGAATTAGTATTGATGAAATTCTGGGTTTTCTTAGAGGAGATGTAGTATCATAAAAACTCCTAGAATTGGTATGCTCAAAAGTCATCCACTGGAGCACAAAATCTAGTACCCCAGATCCGCACCAAGCATGCTCAAACCCTAGCTAGAACAACTGCATACAGCAATTTAACTGGTACTGCAGCTGATTAGCACAACGCGTCCAACTACGACCGACGCGACCTGGCTGGAATGAAGTGAGGGGCGGAGGGGGGAGGCGGACTGGCTCACCATGCGAACGGCGAATCTCGACTGGGAACCCCGCCCCGGCTGCTCCACTGGCTAGTGGCCTCCGCCGCCATTTAAACCCGCAGACACGACTAGGCCGGTTGGGAACTCCAAGAGCGGGGCGCCTCGTAGTCGTAGCTCAGTGGCGGAGGCCGACCGCGACGGACGGAGGGGGACAGGGTGGAGCCTACAAGGCACGGCTCGGAAAGGGAAAAGGGACCCAGCTAACCAAACAAGCAAACACGAGAGGAGTTCAGCGCCGCGGGAACTGGTGAGGTGTGGAGTAGGGGGGgagcgggggaggaggaggcgcgcgcaCCTCTGGGCTCGAGGGCCTGGACCTCGTCGGCATGGGGACGGCCGGACCGAGGAGGAGGCGTTGAATCGGCGGCGAGGATGACGACCAAGTGGGGAGACGATGGCGACGCGCCGCGGAGACTTCGGGCCGGGCCTTCCACGCGTTTGCGcccattttgttttttgttttttttactcCCCTGCGAACGTTAGATTTTTTTTAGCAGTCCAAACGCCCTCAGAATCGTCGGATCCCGATCAAACGTGTGACAATTTTTCTACTATCTATTTTACTACTCTCTCCGATAAAAAAAATAATGACACTTTTTTTGAATTGGAGGGAGTACATGGCAATGTTGCTTTAGAGTATAGCAAATCTCTTACAACGGCATCACAGTCAGTTTTTTaacaatatttgtttttttagatgaTCCATGCGTTTGCACCATTTTCCATAGAGACAGAAACGAGCAACCAATAATGGTCAGACCTAATGTTATGTTGCTTGCAAGTGACGACAA encodes the following:
- the LOC123101997 gene encoding neutral ceramidase → MEASSCLRYQVCGFGLSWIWLCLLLLHLLQNCSLVLSDSPYLVGMGSYDITGPAADVNMMGYANAEQVTSGIHFRLKSRAFIVAEPDDGKRAVFVNLDACMASQLVNIKVLDRLKARYGDLYNENNVAISGIHTHAGPGGYLQYVVYIITSLGFVRQSFDVIVDGIEQSIVEAHNNLRPGKIYVNKGDLLDAGVNRSPSGYLNNPAEERSKYRYNVDKEMTLVKFVDDEFGPVGSFNWFATHGTSMSRTNSLISGDNKGAAARFMEDWAEQNGLPKHTAHANSNDFGSLHLPRRVSTIIPEPDEITDDLMQLASSYKASGGRILASSNITRRIRNTQENSAKFVSAFCQSNCGDVSPNVLGAFCIDTNLPCDFNHSTCNGKNELCYGRGPGYPNEFESTRIIGDRQFLKAVDLFNSASEELQGKIDYRHTYLDFSQLEVSVSTSTGGQQVVKTCPAAMGFSFAAGTTDGPGAFDFKQGDDKGNPFWRLVGGILKKPGKEQVDCQAPKPILLDTGEMKEPYDWAPAILPIQIIRIGQLVILSVPGELTTMAGRRLRDAVKNVLISGSNGEFNSNTHVVIAGLTNTYSQYVTTFEEYQVQRYEGASTLYGPHTLSAYIQEFQKLATAMVANKEIAATNILPPDMLDKQIGLLPGVILDSTPPGVHFGDVSSDVAANSDFRKGSTVNATFHSACPRNDLLTDGTFALVERLNDDNWIPVYDDDDWSLRFKWSRPSKLSPESFATLEWTIPEDAVPGVYRLRHFGASKPLIGSIEHFTGTSRAFAVR